One part of the Raphanus sativus cultivar WK10039 chromosome 7, ASM80110v3, whole genome shotgun sequence genome encodes these proteins:
- the LOC108815169 gene encoding uncharacterized protein LOC108815169, whose product MVRSKTKARMMSNAANPPRITCRMSVAPSKCTPKKPYRYRPGTVALREIRWYQKNTFPLIPKLPFERLVRETGQILKAGLRFQSSAIDALQEAAEVFLVELFQDANLFAIHAKRVTVMREDFLLAKRIRGDKP is encoded by the coding sequence ATGGTTCGTTCCAAAACAAAAGCTAGGATGATGTCCAACGCAGCTAACCCTCCGCGAATTACCTGTAGGATGAGCGTAGCACCCAGTAAGTGTACCCCTAAGAAGCCGTATAGGTACAGGCCAGGAACTGTGGCGCTAAGAGAGATCAGATGGTATCAGAAGAACACATTTCCACTGATCCCGAAACTTCCATTCGAAAGACTGGTGAGAGAAACAGGCCAAATTTTGAAGGCAGGGTTACGTTTCCAGAGCAGCGCTATTGATGCTCTCCAAGAAGCAGCTGAAGTTTTTCTCGTTGAATTGTTTCAGGACGCCAATTTGTTTGCCATACATGCCAAGCGAGTGACTGTCATGCGTGAAGACTTCCTGCTTGCTAAAAGGATTCGGGGTGATAAACCTTGA
- the LOC108816457 gene encoding IRK-interacting protein → MASSETRMNKGREKEEAIANGVKMRALQAGLMQKSSPSSTYSSRIPSSSSPASRPLPNLSAHDYPVFTPSYEDEPVSAFHHKNLTLSETWDESGVGLIEGDEDQDLRHTYHSDSYKTSTSRKTLTPQQDSHVYTMSDALRSPPPPLHFYTTGRRSNCGGSVDFRSVSSCNEYNNRQRGFDTKSLKSSNLVVPLTDSHSVVVSSQTRNRGGRVMSWLFPKLKRKQKSNSIFNSPSRTERSEEVVSEVLKDSGGSGVDKLKRELMEANRSRDAALTQVEEMKSSLGEFSEKLQYLESYCDGLKKALRQATEVVSQDKAVVKKTKNSEMPVSEEVMVEGFLQIVSESRLSIKQFLKTLVTEMEEEDSALIGNINALLQPYNLSFTSKYSKIIQYHLEAIISQTIYQDFENCVFQKNGTPKLLDPEQERQAKFSSFASLRNLSWNEVLKKGTKYYSEEFSSFCDEKMSLIIATLKWTRPWSEQMLQAFFVAAKCVWLLHLLAFSFKPALGILRVEENRVFESSYMEDMGGGDRDSRTQRSAASRGQGRVKVMVMPGFYIQDRVLRCKVLCRYKSLG, encoded by the exons atggCTTCTTCTGAAACAAGAATGAACAAgggaagagaaaaagaagaagccaTAGCAAACGGTGTGAAGATGAGGGCACTTCAAGCTGGTCTTATGCAGAAGTCAAGCCCTTCCTCTACTTACAGTAGCAGAAtcccttcttcatcttctccagcTTCTCGTCCTCTCCCCAACCTCTCTGCTCATGACTATCCCGTTTTCACTCCT AGCTATGAAGATGAGCCTGTATCTGCATTTCATCACAAGAATCTCACATTATCCGAGACCTGGGATGAATCTGGTGTTGGTTTAATAGAAGGAGACGAAGATCAAGATTTGAGACATACTTATCACTCCGATTCTTACAAAACTTCAACTTCAAGAAAGACTTTAACCCCTCAGCAAGATTCCCATGTTTACACCATGTCAGACGCTCTCAGATCCCCACCACCGCCGTTGCATTTTTATACAACCGGTAGAAGAAGTAACTGCGGTGGCTCGGTTGACTTTAGATCGGTCTCTTCTTGCAATGAGTACAACAACAGACAAAGAGGTTTCGATACCAAGAGCTTGAAGAGCTCTAATCTCGTCGTGCCCTTGACGGATTCTCACTCCGTTGTGGTTTCTTCTCAGACAAGAAACCGTGGAGGTAGAGTGATGTCTTGGTTGTTCCCCAAGCTAAAGAGGAAGCAGAAGAGTAATTCAATCTTTAACTCCCCTAGTAGAACCGAGAGATCAGAAGAAGTCGTCTCTGAGGTGTTGAAAGACTCTGGTGGTTCTGGTGTTGACAAGTTGAAGAGAGAGTTGATGGAAGCGAACAGAAGCAGAGACGCTGCGTTGACACAAGTCGAAGAGATGAAATCTTCTTTGGGAGAGTTCAGCGAGAAGCTTCAGTACTTGGAAAGTTACTGCGACGGTTTAAAGAAAGCTTTGAGACAAGCAACTGAAGTAGTGTCTCAAGACAAAGCTGTagtgaagaagacgaagaactcAGAGATGCCAGTGAGTGAAGAGGTGATGGTCGAAGGGTTCTTGCAGATCGTGTCCGAATCAAGACTATCGATAAAGCAGTTCTTGAAAACATTAGTCACAGAGATGGAGGAAGAAGACTCGGCTCTTATTGGTAACATCAACGCTCTCCTCCAACCTTACAACTTATCATTCACCTCCAAGTACTCCAAGATCATCCAATACCACTTGGAAGCGATCATAAGCCAAACTATATACCAAGACTTCGAGAACTGCGTCTTCCAGAAGAACGGTACACCGAAACTACTCGATCCAGAGCAAGAACGCCAAGCTAAATTCTCGTCGTTTGCTTCCTTGAGAAACTTGAGCTGGAACGAGGTATTGAAAAAGGGCACGAAATACTACAGCGAGGAGTTCAGTAGTTTCTGCGACGAGAAGATGAGTTTGATCATCGCAACGTTGAAGTGGACAAGACCTTGGTCTGAACAAATGCTCCAAGCGTTCTTTGTCGCTGCGAAATGTGTATGGTTGCTTCATTTGCTTGCCTTCTCGTTTAAACCGGCGTTAGGGATCTTGAGGGTGGAAGAGAACAGAGTGTTTGAGTCGAGTTATATGGAAGATATGGGTGGAGGGGATCGAGACAGCAGGACGCAGAGATCAGCAGCTTCACGTGGACAAGGGAGGGTTAAGGTTATGGTGATGCCAGGGTTTTATATTCAAGATAGGGTTTTAAGATGTAAGGTTCTTTGCAGGTACAAGTCACTAGGCTAA
- the LOC108816498 gene encoding transcription factor MYB46: protein MRKPEVAAIAATHQAKKMKKGLWSPEEDSKLMQYMISNGQGCWSDVAKNAGLQRCGKSCRLRWINYLRPDLKRGAFSPQEEDLIIRFHSILGNRWSQIAARLPGRTDNEIKNFWNSTIKKRLKKMSDTSNLVNNSSSSPNASDSSSNSSSSLEFKDIIGSFMSLQEQGFINPSLTNIPTNNNTFPAPHMISHLFNDDFTPYADGFCGVNTGLQGELYFPPLECEEGNWYKGEINNHLDEVNTNGAGNVPESMRMEECWDLDQLMNTEVPSFYFNFKQNI from the exons atgaGGAAACCAGAGGTAGCAGCAATTGCAGCCACTCATCAagcaaagaagatgaagaagggaCTTTGGTCTCCAGAGGAAGACTCAAAGCTGATGCAGTATATGATAAGCAATGGGCAAGGATGTTGGAGCGATGTCGCTAAAAACGCAGGCCTTCAGCGATGTGGCAAAAGCTGCCGTCTTCGTTGGATCAACTATCTTCGTCCTGACCTTAAGCGTGGCGCTTTCTCCCCTCAAGAAGAGGATCTCATCATTCGTTTTCATTCCATTCTCGGCAACAG GTGGTCTCAGATTGCAGCACGATTGCCTGGTCGGACCGACAACGAGATCAAAAACTTTTGGAACTCAACAATAAAGAAAAGGCTAAAGAAGATGTCCGATACATCCAACCTCGTCAACAACTCATCCTCATCACCCAACGCAAGCGACTCGTCTTCAAATTCGTCCTCTTCTTTGGAGTTTAAAGACATTATAGGAAGCTTCATGTCCTTGCAAGAACAGGGATTCATCAACCCCTCTTTGACCAACATACCAACAAACAACAATACATTCCCAGCGCCACACATGATCAGCCACCTGTTTAATGACGATTTCACCCCTTACGCAGATGGTTTCTGTGGAGTAAACACAGGGCTACAAGGGGAACTCTACTTTCCACCTTTGGAATGTGAAGAAGGTAACTGGTACAAGGGAGAAATTAACAACCACTTAGACGAGGTGAACACTAATGGAGCTGGAAATGTGCCTGAGAGTATGAGAATGGAAGAATGTTGGGATCTTGATCAATTGATGAACACTGAGGTTCCTTCATTTTACTTCAACTTCAAACAGAACATATAA
- the LOC108816459 gene encoding uncharacterized protein LOC108816459 — MRCSWPTRFTFLMVRTVVIAMVAVAYGYSSVSSSNHKFPHYKYKAPLPPTTYSPYRYFSPPPPPPVTDSDSAAYAR, encoded by the coding sequence ATGAGATGTTCATGGCCGACACGCTTCACCTTCTTGATGGTCCGCACAGTCGTCATCGCCATGGTTGCCGTAGCTTATGGATACTCCTCTGTTTCATCATCAAACCATAAGTTTCCTCATTACAAGTATAAAGCCCCACTTCCTCCAACGACTTATTCTCCTTACCGTTACTTCTCCCCGCCTCCACCTCCTCCGGTTACAGATTCGGATTCTGCAGCTTATGCTCGATGA
- the LOC108816458 gene encoding UDP-glycosyltransferase 92A1 — protein MADAKHRNLNIVMFPFMAQGHIIPFVSLALRLEKMIKNKNKNREDNLIISLVNTPLNIPKLRSKLPPDSSITLIELPFNSSDHGLPHDAENFDSLPYSLVISLLEASRSLREPFRDLITKILKKRDDDVMVVGDFFLGWIGKVCKEVGVSSFIFSASGAFGLGCYGSIWLHLPHKETERDQFLLHDFQEAGEIERTQLNYFMLEADGTDDWSVFMKKNLPGWSDFDGFLFNTVEEIDHIGLSYFRKITGGKPVWPVGPVLPDAGSRSTEEGVKAWLDSKPDHSVVYVCFGSMNSISQTHMLELAMALESSEKNFIWVVRPPMGVEAKRDFDLKEYLPEGFEERIKKSRRGVIVKKWAPQVDILSHKATCVFLSHCGWNSILESLSYGVPLLGWPMAGEQFFNSILMEKHVGVSVEVARGKRCEIKCDEIVAKIKLVMDEESEVGREVRRKAREVKELVRRAMDDGVNGSSVIGLEEFISHAMVKAQEREELRH, from the coding sequence ATGGCAGACGCTAAACACAGGAATTTGAATAtcgtgatgtttcctttcatgGCACAAGGCCATATCATCCCTTTCGTTTCTTTAGCCCTTCGTCTAGAGAAGATgatcaagaacaagaacaagaacagagAAGACAACCTTATCATCTCTCTGGTCAACACTCCTCTGAACATCCCCAAACTACGCTCCAAACTACCTCCTGATTCCTCCATAACACTCATCGAGTTGCCTTTCAACAGCTCCGACCACGGCCTCCCTCACGACGCCGAGAATTTCGATTCTCTCCCTTACTCTCTCGTCATCAGCCTCCTCGAAGCTTCAAGATCTCTCCGTGAACCCTTTCGAGATCTCATCACTAAGATCTTGaaaaaaagagatgatgatgTTATGGTCGTCGGTGATTTCTTCTTGGGATGGATCGGTAAGGTTTGCAAAGAGGTTGGTGTTTCTTCGTTTATCTTTAGCGCTTCTGGTGCCTTTGGACTAGGCTGTTACGGATCCATATGGCTTCACTTGCCGCACAAAGAAACCGAACGAGATCAGTTTCTATTACACGATTTTCAAGAAGCAGGGGAGATCGAGAGAACTCAGTTGAACTACTTCATGTTAGAAGCTGATGGAACCGATGACTGGTCGGTTTTCATGAAGAAGAACCTGCCAGGATGGTCTGATTTCGACGGATTCTTGTTCAATACGGTTGAGGAAATCGACCACATCGGTTTGTCCTACTTCCGTAAAATAACCGGTGGTAAACCGGTTTGGCCAGTCGGACCGGTTTTACCCGATGCTGGCTCGAGGTCGACAGAGGAAGGTGTGAAGGCATGGCTTGACTCAAAACCGGATCATTCGGTGGTCTACGTGTGTTTTGGTTCGATGAACTCTATTTCTCAAACTCACATGCTTGAGCTGGCTATGGCGTTAGAGAGTAGCGAGAAGAACTTCATATGGGTCGTGCGGCCACCAATGGGCGTGGAGGCAAAGAGAGACTTTGATTTGAAAGAGTATTTACCGGAAGGATTTGAAGAAAGAATCAAGAAATCAAGAAGAGGAGTGATTGTGAAGAAATGGGCGCCACAGGTTGATATATTGTCACACAAGGCAACATGTGTGTTTTTGAGTCATTGTGGATGGAACTCGATACTCGAATCGCTTAGCTACGGTGTGCCGTTGCTAGGATGGCCCATGGCGGGGGAGCAGTTCTTTAATTCGATATTGATGGAGAAACATGTCGGGGTGTCGGTTGAGGTGGCGAGAGGGAAGAGATGTGAGATCAAATGTGATGAGATTGTTGCTAAGATCAAGTTGGTGATGGATGAGGAGAGTGAGGTAGGGAGAGAAGTTAGGAGAAAGGCTAGAGAGGTGAAGGAGTTAGTGAGGAGAGCGATGGATGATGGAGTTAATGGCTCTTCTGTTATTGGTTTGGAAGAGTTTATTAGCCATGCAATGGTCAAGGCTCAAGAACGAGAAGAATTAAGACACTAG
- the LOC108815168 gene encoding DNA damage-repair/toleration protein DRT100-like, with translation MVDATNALVIVLNSVVVLLLAGGATVVQACIPSERAALLEFRSKLNEPYIGVFKTWKGQDCCNGWYGVSCDPKSRRVSGITLRGVSEEPIFQRAKRKGFMTGTISPAICKLAHLSGITITDWEGISGVIPSCITNLLAMRHLDLVGNKISGVIPANIGKLVKLSVLNLADNKISDAIPPSITRLTRLSHIDLRNNVISGVIPGDIGRLKMLSRVLLTGNRISGKIPESLTRIYRLADLELGRNRITGAIPASLGKMSVLATLDLHGNLISGAIPGSLMTSSISNLNLSGNRLAGKIPNTFGPRSYFTVLDLSNNSLQGAIPASIMTASFIGHIDVSRNQLCGKIPTGSHFSHLEATSFAYNRCLCGKPLRNCLAVN, from the coding sequence ATGGTGGACGCTACGAATGCGTTAGTGATTGTATTAAACAGCGTCGTCGTATTACTCCTCGCCGGTGGTGCCACGGTGGTCCAAGCTTGTATCCCCTCTGAGCGAGCGGCGCTTCTCGAGTTCCGATCAAAGCTCAACGAGCCTTACATCGGCGTGTTCAAAACGTGGAAAGGCCAAGACTGCTGCAACGGCTGGTACGGCGTGAGCTGCGACCCCAAAAGCCGCCGCGTCTCCGGCATCACCCTCCGCGGAGTGTCGGAGGAGCCGATTTTCCAGCGGGCGAAACGGAAGGGATTCATGACCGGCACCATCTCGCCGGCGATATGCAAACTCGCTCACCTCTCCGGCATCACCATCACCGACTGGGAAGGAATCTCCGGCGTGATTCCGAGCTGCATAACGAATCTTCTCGCCATGAGACATTTAGATCTCGTCGGGAACAAAATCTCCGGCGTGATTCCGGCGAATATCGGGAAGCTGGTGAAGCTGAGCGTGTTGAATCTCGCCGATAATAAAATCTCCGATGCGATTCCTCCGTCGATCACGAGGCTGACGAGGCTATCGCATATTGATCTGAGGAACAACGTTATCTCCGGCGTCATACCGGGAGACATCGGCCGGTTAAAGATGCTGAGCCGTGTGCTCTTAACCGGTAACAGAATATCCGGTAAGATACCCGAATCTTTGACCCGGATCTACCGACTCGCGGATCTCGAGCTCGGGAGGAACCGGATCACCGGCGCGATCCCGGCTTCGCTGGGGAAAATGTCGGTGCTCGCGACGCTCGATCTCCACGGGAACTTGATCTCCGGCGCGATCCCGGGGAGTTTGATGACTTCGTCGATATCGAATTTGAATTTGAGCGGGAACCGTCTCGCGGGAAAGATACCGAATACGTTTGGACCGAGGTCGTACTTCACGGTGCTGGATCTTTCGAATAACAGTCTGCAGGGAGCGATCCCGGCGAGTATCATGACGGCGTCGTTTATAGGACACATCGACGTGAGTCGTAACCAACTGTGTGGGAAGATTCCGACGGGATCTCATTTCAGTCATCTTGAGGCGACGTCGTTTGCTTACAATAGATGCCTCTGTGGAAAGCCTCTTAGGAACTGTCTCGCAGTTAATTAA